From the Sardina pilchardus chromosome 11, fSarPil1.1, whole genome shotgun sequence genome, the window GCCGCCTgtccctctgcctctgcccctccctcaccctcctTCTCTGTATCACATGCAGCTGAAATTGCACCTGGGCTTGTAACCACGGTTGCAGACGGAAATACGACACAGTATTTGAGAAAGGTTGCATGGATTCAGATACAGTTTTTTAATTTACAAAGAATTTACACCAAAAAAATAGATATCCAAAAGCTGAATACATTTGTAGGTCCTGACAGCATTTAATGACCAGTAATTTTGACCATCACCTACATATTTCCATGGCTTTATGTAAAGTTTAAGTTTTCCTTAACAACTGATGATAACTGCGTTGAAGTTAAAAGATTTTCGTCATGGATACTTCCAGAGTATCCATGACGCCAACAATCAAAACCACCCTCCAATGGGAATGCTGAGAAGTGCTTTCCAGCAGTGATCAACAGGGTGTGGCAAGGTGTCAGTTTGGTAATGTgtgccaaacaaaacacaagttTCATTGTTAACAGTCACAGTTTCTCTGTGATTCTGTGTCACTGTTAAGGTCACTGGGTTAAGATGTTTAGCTtttgttctaaaatctctgaCCTACAAACACATATGTGATAAACACATTTGATTAACAGCTTGAATGACTACTGTACAGATTGTGATTTAAACAGAAAGATTACATATGTGCCGTAGCTCCACGTTGATATTAACTCTACTGGAGCTTACTAGAACTGGTAATGCTGCTGTTTAGTTGTTGTTTATGGGACAGGAGACAAGTCACTGAAAATCTCAATTTAGCGTACATTGTATTTAGCAATATTGAGGGATTCCAAATATAGTCTGGTAACACAAGTCATGTATATCCCAAAGGGTGATTTTGGCGAAAAATATTCAATTTGATTTAAAGActtcttttcctttttaaaaatacaatttTATTGGAATAAATGGAACATctaaaaatcaaataaaaagctATATCCATGAAAAAAAACTAGaaggtaaaataaaaaaaagtgcatCGAGCTCCCCCTTGTGGACAAAAATGATAGTGAGCCCATAATACACAAAAGACACAGAACTCGCCTGTCTAGGGAAGACGGCACCCCAAGGTCTGAAGAGAACATCAGTTAATGGAATATGAATCTACAAAAGCTGTTACACAAATATTACTattcaaagagaaaaaaaaaagaaaacaaaaacagcacaaagaaaacacacacctacCGAGCACCTTTCATGTCTACCGGTCATTAATTCTCCGGCAGACCAGTGTTTACTCATCATGCCACTAATGAGAGGACTGCAGAAGGAACCTCCAGAGTTGTGGCTAGGCTCTCCTCATAGGTCAATCGTCCCTCTGGCTTTAAACTTCTTTGCAGAGCGCTCACTAGAGCGCAGCTCGAATTTGCTCCCGTAGATATGAGAGACAAAGCCATCAATTTCCACACTGAACACGCTGTTCCTCTTTGGAATTACTGTAGGGGAAAAAatagaacatttatttttttattattattgaacaCCTTAGCTGATAACAGACAAGTTGTTCCTGTCTGAGTATAATACGAATTATTATTGTACAACCCTGTTTCCAAAATGAACACTGTCAATAAactaaaatatatgtttttacattttacacagctTCCCAACCTTTTGAGAAATGGGGCTATGTGAATATTGTTAATCATATTAAAAGCACAGTTGGTGATCCTGGAGAAAGCTCGACATTTGAGTTGACAACCCTCCTTTACACAGTCCAGAAGCAACACTTTGATCGCCTGGATCAAAGTTTGTTTCCCATTTAGAGTTGGAACTGTGTATGGACACCTGAGTGTTTTTGAGTGCACACAAGGAATGAACAGCTAGAGGAGCATGAAAGAAGCTCGCCGAGTCTGAAAAAAGGGTATTGGATCAGAATCATGCCATGCATCTTTTTGTCACATTGAGAGATCCAGTGAGCAATAACCACTAACACACAATCAACACTGTCAAAACAGTTGCAGCATTTACCAATTTGATCAACCAGACCAGACAACAAGTAGTAGTTCCTACCTTTCAGCTTATCCTCTTCTGTAATGATTTTAAACACATGCTTCATCTCCTGCACCAGGATGCCCCTAGAGCCCACATAAGAGGGGCATTTGGATCGCACCACTGCTTGACAAAAATGGATTTACATATCACGAATAGAGAGTTAGAGGCATGATGGGAAATGGACAATAAGAACAGTCAGGCAAATGCAGAACATTCAGCTCATATCTGATCAgtaacaccttgtcctaaccggatccaaacgagcgactgtcaatgttgtctgtctacacaACATTGTGTTGTGTCACGGGAtttcatatttctcattcaaaatagcaaaagagcaatgcgagcgacaaaaagaaaatagaagcagggcgtccgacaaaagttctctcaaaaacGTTGCGCTGCTCGCGTCGattcagtcaggacactccaatagaaaacaatagaattAAACTGATTgtatcgctaatgttcgctcTCATCGCGTttggttaggacaaggtgtaagGGGTGAAAAGACATACTGAATTTCAAGACTGACATCACAGCTCAAAATGATATCCATAAAAAGTCACAAATGGTCTGAAATGAGATGCCCACCTGTTAGTACTGCCCCATGGAGGTCTGCCTTCAGAAACTTCTGCTGAATAGTCTGAGGATTGCTACAAAGTAGTAAACAATTATTCAGTCTTCAGTTTATAATCTACTGTATGATGAAGTTGAATGGCATTGTAAGTGTATGCTTAAAGGTTTGCCATCATCACCTTTCTGGTTTCAATCCATTGCACAAATCGCGTATGTACTGCTTCCACAGCTCATGTAGAGGCAAGAACAGACTGTAcctgaggagtgagagagaggaccaTCTTCAGAATCATCCAAATGCTGAGCGGCATAACCATACAACATTCAATACAATGACCCAATTGCAACATGAAACCAAATCAACAGAACGTGAAAGAGTACCAATGAGGTAAGCACACTGCATTCCCAAAGATGATGCAGAATATAAATTAGATATCTCCATCTGACTTTATACTGACAGAGAAAAATAATTACTGATAGAAGTAGATTCAAAGACCACCTTGCAGGTCGGAAAACCCTATAAGGCAGTGTTGATAAATGATGAAAGAACTAGAttcacagaaagaaaaaaaatgataacTACGACAGAATCAACATATTGTGAGAAAATTGTGTGACAATAACTTCCGCATAAACCACTAAGTGGAAGTGAGGTAAGAGAGGGCAAACAGATCTAGTTCATGTGAATAGTGTAATGGATCCTGACTGGACAGACTCGGTGAGATAGGGGCCAGCGAGAGAACAGGGGAATGAATGACGGGAATTGGAAAGAGGTAGAGTTCTGGTGAGAGACTCCGTGATAACGCTGGCTAACACGGTGTCTACGTCTGTGACATTATCTTGATATCCTTTAATAAAACTGCTTTAGCAATCATACTCTAGACGTGGCTGTTGATCAAACGCCCATGTAGACCACCTTCCTTTTTAAGTCCTGTTGGAATATTCACAATATTCCATGACAATTGGGCAGCATGGCAAATAACATCGATTTGcacaaaagcgtctgccaaatcccaaaAGTATAACGATAGCATCAAACTGTTTGATGGCCAAAATTCCTTCTGTTGCGACAGTTTATGAGCAGAGCTATGTGGGCTACAGCTACAGAAAAGATGTCAGGAATGAAGAAGATAGAATACACTTTTGGGGGTGAGGAAGCAATGAATAAATGTAAGACAGCTTAGTAGCGACATAAGTGGCAGTATAGCTTAGGCAGCTGCTGCCACATCAACTACAAGTGAACGAGtcaaaacagtagcctacactaacgAACTAGCAGGGTATGACATAACCGCAAGCCTAATTAGAATTAAATTACAAGCATTTGCGTTCATACACTGGCTGGTAAACACTCATGTTCTAACAACGCACATTTACAGAATGAAATACTTCTGGCAATGTCAGCGCAAGTAtctaacaaacacaatacaaCCATACTTATCGATCTCTTAATGGGTATCTGAATTCAGCTATCTACAATTATATACAATTTTGATCAAGTCAGACTATGCTGTGTGATatgtacagtggggagaaaatgtatttgataccatgctaaagttgcctaaaaagagaaatatcaAA encodes:
- the pop4 gene encoding ribonuclease P protein subunit p29, with the translated sequence MEADVKSKLPSEHADILGVQSQGTKQAALFTSSFLKRSLPSRKDRLDEQLLRKAVVLEYSKPKKAKVKRKKAKGLNARERRELKVFQIKPEHQKYSLFLPLHELWKQYIRDLCNGLKPESNPQTIQQKFLKADLHGAVLTVVRSKCPSYVGSRGILVQEMKHVFKIITEEDKLKVIPKRNSVFSVEIDGFVSHIYGSKFELRSSERSAKKFKARGTIDL